In Nymphaea colorata isolate Beijing-Zhang1983 chromosome 13, ASM883128v2, whole genome shotgun sequence, one DNA window encodes the following:
- the LOC116266725 gene encoding pterocarpan synthase 1-like, with protein sequence MNSLLRPVALTCLFLVLILVEATDPNDPGYKGSLLPPATHMLKEKVTPLHFYVHNMICGPIPTVMPVAGLMAEPGFGSVFIMNDPLTQGPELNSKLLGRAQGLYAFVEDKGMSMVTAVNYVFLEGKYKGSSLSIMGRSDAFDGVRELPVVGGTGLFRLARGYALAKTLFLNLTNGNTIIEYDVFVIHY encoded by the coding sequence ATGAATTCACTTCTTAGGCCTGTGGCCCTGACCTGCCTGTTCCTTGTCCTAATCCTTGTGGAAGCCACTGATCCTAATGATCCTGGTTATAAAGGAAGCTTGCTCCCACCAGCTACCCACATGCTCAAAGAAAAGGTCACCCCCCTCCACTTCTACGTCCACAATATGATCTGTGGCCCTATCCCAACCGTTATGCCTGTCGCCGGACTTATGGCTGAACCCGGGTTCGGCTCAGTTTTCATAATGAATGATCCGCTGACCCAGGGGCCTGAACTTAACTCGAAGCTGCTAGGAAGGGCTCAAGGTCTGTATGCATTTGTGGAGGACAAGGGCATGAGCATGGTCACGGCAGTCAACTATGTGTTCTTGGAGGGGAAGTATAAGGGGAGCAGCCTCAGCATAATGGGGAGAAGCGATGCATTCGATGGAGTGAGAGAATTGCCGGTGGTTGGTGGAACCGGGCTTTTTAGACTGGCACGCGGCTATGCACTTGCCAAGACTCTCTTTCTCAACCTTACTAATGGCAATACCATAATAGAATATGATGTCTTTGTTATTCATTACTAA